From one Chiloscyllium plagiosum isolate BGI_BamShark_2017 chromosome 24, ASM401019v2, whole genome shotgun sequence genomic stretch:
- the LOC122562107 gene encoding trinucleotide repeat-containing gene 6C protein-like isoform X2: MVGRHLQSDLSHSGLGTQYENSHWGQPPFRSEPNSIWDKVIIDGSDKEAWPSISGNETETASECTDTDSASNCGSDNNSMATGSAPGNFNGQNKNCNNGGNGALVQSSSNQSAIGCGANGGNGNSSRVWAVAPGSAPGVGHCSAPSGNGKIDSIVSVNPNCWGTSTPTAGINLNLNPNANPAAWPVVGQEIQGTVGGGSTSNICSPSNPIDQNYGNPNNGPAGTLNTWGNLLQPESTDTQTSTSQNVSFSIQPQNLNTDGPNNTNPINSSPNPINAMQANGLPNVSVPGGWAMTVGMGTINPSHLQNLSGGGGSSAVSQLSGRNGEGMNSPSCNSVWGVPHTNPTTTNSNSAFSQGNGDTVNSALSLSAKQTLANNSNNAVQKDVGNNAWDSGPPTSPRVLPWTRAGTIGGLHSGPSSIGAWGNTPSNRNTSNGVNGEWGKLSNQHSSNEANGNGKGWEGLCVNSQTPALQQGNEQINSLAKPSDSGTTGSEGSNESAGSQHEGSTSRSGGRHSSSRRKADKGMNEQQGLVQSVMSKPDHDPRVLCNSGWGQTPVKQNISWEIQESPRSERKNDNGTEAWGSAAAQSSNSGARSDGSSISSTNTSLVSGWGNLPPTVMSDNAGWGDKVSNSQGGWGDSANSTAAAAKSGHAWGGVSNQEEKPPSWADSQKPKSQNWGEGQKTNQGWTSGGVGVVGSGGGDWTDTAAGPLSEAKKNGSSWENENNHTGPNWNETTRSQASGWNSGTNSKSSSNAGWGEPSKSNAPQNWGNKLQDNNLSNWGGAASVKQSSSGWVGGSLPTKQKDSEPTGWEEPSPPSIRRKIEIDDGTSAWGDPTNYKKTVNMWDRNNPVNQSSSNAVAEQPPQPHQSSATQNRSPLLGPGRIHYHFNFLLQTCNYVDICDGSLIFS, translated from the coding sequence ATCTTAGCCACAGTGGTCTGGGAACGCAATATGAAAATTCCCACTGGGGACAGCCCCCCTTTCGGAGTGAACCAAACAGCATCTGGGATAAAGTGATAATAGACGGAAGTGACAAAGAGGCTTGGCCTTCCATTTCTGGTAACGAGACTGAAACTGCCTCAGAATGCACAGACACTGACTCTGCCTCAAATTGTGGCTCAGATAATAATAGCATGGCTACAGGGAGTGCACCAGGCAACTTCAatggacaaaacaaaaattgcaataATGGTGGCAATGGAGCACTTGTCCAAAGCAGTTCAAACCAGAGTGCCATTGGATGCGGAGCAAATGGCGGAAATGGAAATTCATCCAGGGTGTGGGCTGTTGCCCCAGGGTCTGCCCCTGGTGTAGGGCACTGCTCTGCTCCCAGTGGAAATGGAAAGATTGATAGTATCGTAAGTGTAAATCCAAACTGTTGGGGCACTTCTACACCTACTGCTGGTATTAATCTGAATCTTAATCCCAATGCCAATCCAGCTGCTTGGCCTGTAGTTGGCCAGGAAATTCAAGGAACTGTTGGAGGAGGAAGCACTTCAAATATTTGTAGTCCAAGTAATCCCATTGATCAGAATTATGGTAACCCTAATAATGGTCCAGCAGGTACATTGAATACCTGGGGAAATTTGCTGCAGCCAGAGAGCACAGATACACAAACGTCCACTTCACAGAATGTGTCTTTCAGCATACAACCTCAGAACCTTAACACTGATGGACCAAATAACACTAACCCCATAAACTCTTCACCAAATCCTATCAATGCAATGCAAGCAAATGGATTGCCCAACGTTTCTGTACCAGGAGGCTGGGCAATGACAGTAGGCATGGGTACAATAAACCCATCTCATCTTCAAAACCTTTCTGGTGGTGGTGGGTCATCTGCAGTTTCTCAACTCAGCGGGCGCAATGGCGAAGGAATGAACAGTCCTTCATGCAACTCAGTGTGGGGAGTGCCACATACTAATCCTACAACCACCAACAGTAACTCTGCATttagtcaggggaatggagaCACTGTGAATTCTGCATTAAGTTTAAGTGCTAAACAGACATTAGCAAACAATTCCAATAACGCTGTGCAAAAGGATGTTGGAAACAATGCTTGGGACTCCGGTCCCCCGACCAGTCCTAGAGTACTGCCATGGACAAGGGCTGGTACCATTGGGGGCTTGCACTCTGGTCCCAGTAGCATTGGAGCTTGGGGTAACACACCATCTAACAGGAACACTAGCAATGGTGTAAATGGAGAATGGGGCAAACTCTCTAACCAGCATTCCAGTAATGAAGCAAATGGAAATGGGAAAGGATGGGAGGGTCTTTGTGTTAACAGCCAAACACCTGCTTTGCAGCAAGGTAATGAACAAATTAACTCTTTGGCCAAACCTTCTGATTCAGGTACCACTGGTAGTGAGGGAAGTAATGAAAGTGCTGGCAGCCAACATGAAGGAAGCACCAGCAGAAGTGGAGGAAGGCATAGTAGTAGCCGACGAAAGGCTGATAAAGGGATGAATGAACAGCAAGGGCTGGTCCAGAGTGTTATGTCAAAGCCAGATCATGACCCTAGAGTCTTGTGTAATTCTGGATGGGGACAGACACCAGTAAAGCAAAATATTTCCTGGGAAATTCAAGAATCCCCTAGGTCTGAGCGAAAAAATGACAATGGAACTGAGGCCTGGGGTTCTGCTGCTGCCCAGTCTTCAAACTCAGGGGCGAGAAGTGATGGGTCCAGCATAAGCAGTACGAATACCTCTTTAGTATCTGGTTGGGGAAATCTTCCACCAACAGTTATGTCTGATAACGCAGGTTGGGGAGACAAAGTGTCTAATAGCCAGGGGGGATGGGGAGATTCTGCTaattctactgctgctgctgctaaaaGTGGCCATGCCTGGGGTGGGGTTTCTAATCAGGAGGAGAAACCACCATCCTGGGCAGACTCTCAGAAACCCAAGTCTCAAAATTGGGGTGAAGGACAGAAAACCAATCAAGGATGGACATCAGGAGGAGTGGGAGTAGTAGGGAGTGGTGGAGGAGATTGGACTGATACTGCTGCAGGACCTTTAAGTGAGGCAAAAAAAAATGGATCTAGTTGGGAGAATGAAAACAACCATACTGGACCCAATTGGAATGAGACAACCAGATCACAGGCTAGTGGATGGAATAGCGGTACCAACAGCAAATCAAGTTCAAATGCAGGCTGGGGAGAGCCTTCAAAGTCAAATGCACCACAGAACTGGGGAAATAAACTTCAGGATAATAATCTTAGCAACTGGGGAGGAGCTGCTTCTGTTAAACAGTCTAGTTCGGGTTGGGTTGGTGGATCTTTGCCTACAAAACAGAAGGACAGTGAACCCACTGGCTGGGAAGAACCTTCCCCACCATCTATTCGCCGCAAAATAGAGATTGATGATGGTACCTCTGCTTGGGGAGACCCAACCAATTATAAGAAGACTGTAAACATGTGGGATAGAAACAATCCTGTGAATCAAAGTAGTAGCAACGCTGTGGCTGAACAACCACCTCAGCCCCATCAGTCAAGTGCCACGCAAAACCGGTCCCCCCTACTTGGTCCAGGTAGGATTCACTaccatttcaattttcttttacaaaCATGTAATTATGTTGATATATGTGATGGAAGTCTGATATTTTCATGA